The proteins below are encoded in one region of Alistipes communis:
- a CDS encoding winged helix-turn-helix transcriptional regulator, whose product MDRTTVQDALNPDCPIRNVLARIGDKWSLLVIVTLSGARTMRFGALQRAIPDISQKMLSVTLRTLEEDGYLTRQVYPEVPPRVEYSLTSRAQSLLACIDPLVAWANANMADILNDRRTARGER is encoded by the coding sequence ATGGACAGAACGACCGTACAGGACGCCCTGAACCCCGATTGCCCGATCCGCAACGTGTTGGCGCGTATCGGCGACAAGTGGTCGCTGTTGGTGATCGTCACGCTGAGCGGTGCGCGGACGATGCGTTTCGGCGCATTGCAGCGGGCGATTCCCGACATTTCGCAGAAGATGCTGAGCGTGACGCTGCGCACGCTCGAAGAGGACGGTTACCTCACGCGGCAGGTTTATCCCGAAGTCCCGCCTCGGGTGGAGTACAGCCTTACGTCCCGCGCGCAGTCGCTGCTGGCGTGCATCGATCCGCTCGTCGCGTGGGCCAATGCGAATATGGCCGATATTCTCAACGACCGCCGGACTGCGCGCGGGGAGCGGTGA
- the ileS gene encoding isoleucine--tRNA ligase has translation MKFKEYKGLDLPQLAADVLAQWDAEDTFHKSISTREGHPAFVFYEGPPSANGLPGIHHVMARTIKDIICRYKTQQGYLVHRKAGWDTHGLPVELGVEKKLGITKEDIGTKISIEEYNRTCREAVMEFTGVWENLTRRMGYWVNMDDPYITYDNKYIETLWWLLKQLFDKGLLYKGYTIQPYSPAAGTGLSTHELNQPGCYRDVKDTTCTAQFRVVRDERSERFFEGVEGELYFLAWTTTPWTLPSNTALAVGPAIDYVRVKCRNPYTDEAQTVILARELVPSYFTKKMEGTFEVEDRVYKGPEFEGVRYEQLLPWVRPMGDAFRVIVGDYVTTTDGTGIVHIAPTFGADDNRVAKQAGIAPLFVIDRAGKEQPMVDRTGKFFRIEELDPAFVERYVDAGKYGEYAGRYVKNAYDDTLAPDAPTLDVDIAVALKGAGMAFKIEKHVHSYPHCWRTDKPVLYYPLDSWFIRTTALRERMIELNRTIRWMPESTGTGRFGKWLEGLVDWNLSRSRFWGTPLPVWATEDYSELKCIGSMEELTAEIERAVAAGVMKENPYKEFRVGDMSKENYAKIDLHRPYVDQIVLVSSKGEPMRRESDLIDVWFDSGAMPYAQQHYPFEHREDFGEVFPADFIAEGVDQTRGWFFTLHAIAAMLFDSVAFKNIISNGLVLDKNGNKMSKRLGNAVDPFEVLDSYGADATRWYMITNSQPWDNLKFDRDGVDEVRRKFFGTLYNTYSFFALYANVDGFTGREAEVPVARRPEIDRWIVSLLNTLVADVTASLEGYDPTPAARMIQEFVCENLSNWYVRLNRKRFWGGGMTEDKLAAYQTLYTCLETVASLSAPFAPFISERIFRDLNAVSGRHEGSVHLAQFPAADPSLADKELEETMSLAQRVSSMVLALRRKVNIKVRQPLGKILIPVLDPAMGRHIEAVRPLIMNEVNVKRIELVAETAGLITKRIKPNFKTLGPKYGKYMKQIAALTAAFTQEQIAAVESAPETTLDLGGERITVTAADFEITSEDMPGWLVTSEGKLTVALDITVTDDLRREGVARELINRIQNIRKDSGFEVTDRIRVEIEAKEAVVGAVAAYADYIGQQTLARDVRTAALPEGEFVVDSEIDEEPLKIAVTKL, from the coding sequence ATGAAGTTCAAGGAGTACAAAGGACTCGATCTGCCGCAGCTGGCGGCCGACGTGCTGGCACAGTGGGATGCGGAAGACACCTTCCACAAGAGCATTTCGACGCGCGAGGGGCATCCGGCATTCGTCTTTTACGAGGGGCCGCCCTCGGCCAACGGACTGCCGGGCATCCATCACGTCATGGCGCGCACGATCAAGGACATCATCTGCCGCTACAAGACGCAGCAGGGCTATCTGGTGCACCGCAAGGCGGGATGGGACACCCACGGCCTGCCCGTCGAGCTGGGCGTGGAGAAGAAGCTCGGCATCACGAAGGAGGATATCGGGACGAAGATTTCGATCGAGGAGTACAACCGCACCTGCCGCGAGGCGGTCATGGAGTTCACGGGAGTGTGGGAGAACCTGACGCGCCGCATGGGCTACTGGGTCAACATGGACGATCCCTACATCACCTACGACAACAAGTATATCGAGACGCTGTGGTGGCTGCTCAAACAGCTCTTCGACAAGGGGCTGCTCTACAAGGGCTACACCATCCAGCCCTACTCGCCGGCGGCGGGTACGGGTCTCTCGACCCACGAGCTGAACCAGCCGGGCTGCTACCGCGACGTGAAGGATACGACCTGCACGGCGCAGTTCCGCGTGGTGCGCGACGAACGCAGCGAACGCTTTTTCGAGGGCGTCGAGGGCGAGCTCTACTTCCTGGCCTGGACGACGACGCCGTGGACGCTGCCGTCGAATACGGCGCTGGCCGTAGGCCCCGCGATCGACTATGTGCGCGTCAAGTGCCGCAACCCCTATACCGACGAGGCGCAGACCGTCATTCTGGCGCGCGAGCTGGTGCCGTCCTACTTCACCAAGAAGATGGAGGGAACGTTCGAGGTCGAGGATCGTGTTTACAAGGGACCCGAGTTCGAGGGCGTCCGCTACGAGCAGCTGCTCCCGTGGGTGCGGCCGATGGGCGATGCCTTCCGCGTGATCGTGGGCGACTACGTGACCACGACCGACGGTACGGGTATCGTGCATATCGCCCCGACGTTCGGTGCCGACGACAACCGCGTGGCCAAGCAGGCGGGCATCGCGCCCCTGTTCGTGATCGACCGCGCGGGCAAGGAGCAGCCTATGGTCGACCGCACGGGCAAGTTCTTCCGCATCGAGGAGCTCGATCCGGCCTTCGTGGAGCGGTATGTCGACGCCGGGAAATACGGCGAGTATGCGGGCCGTTACGTGAAGAACGCCTACGACGATACGCTCGCGCCCGACGCGCCGACGCTCGACGTGGACATCGCCGTGGCGCTCAAAGGGGCGGGCATGGCTTTCAAGATCGAGAAGCACGTCCACTCCTATCCGCATTGCTGGCGCACGGACAAACCGGTGCTCTACTATCCGCTCGACTCGTGGTTCATCCGGACCACGGCGCTGCGCGAGCGGATGATCGAACTCAACCGCACGATCCGCTGGATGCCCGAATCGACCGGTACGGGCCGCTTCGGCAAGTGGCTCGAAGGGCTGGTGGACTGGAATCTGTCGCGTTCGCGTTTCTGGGGCACGCCGCTGCCGGTGTGGGCCACCGAGGATTACTCCGAGCTGAAATGCATCGGTTCGATGGAGGAGCTGACGGCCGAGATCGAGCGCGCGGTCGCGGCCGGCGTGATGAAGGAGAATCCCTACAAGGAGTTCCGTGTGGGCGACATGTCGAAGGAGAACTATGCCAAGATCGACCTGCACCGTCCCTATGTGGACCAGATCGTGCTCGTCTCGTCCAAGGGCGAGCCGATGCGCCGCGAGAGCGACCTGATCGACGTGTGGTTCGATTCGGGCGCCATGCCCTATGCGCAGCAGCACTATCCGTTCGAGCATCGGGAGGATTTCGGCGAGGTCTTTCCCGCCGACTTCATCGCCGAGGGCGTCGACCAGACGCGCGGCTGGTTCTTCACGCTGCACGCGATCGCCGCGATGCTGTTCGATTCGGTAGCCTTCAAGAATATCATTTCCAACGGGCTGGTACTCGACAAGAACGGCAACAAGATGTCGAAGCGGCTGGGCAACGCCGTCGATCCGTTCGAAGTGCTCGACAGCTACGGCGCCGATGCTACGCGCTGGTACATGATTACCAACTCGCAGCCGTGGGACAACCTCAAATTCGACCGCGACGGGGTGGACGAGGTGCGCCGCAAGTTTTTCGGCACGCTCTACAACACCTACTCGTTCTTTGCCCTCTACGCCAATGTCGACGGCTTCACGGGGCGCGAGGCGGAGGTGCCCGTCGCCCGCCGGCCGGAGATCGACCGCTGGATCGTTTCGTTGCTCAATACGCTGGTGGCCGACGTCACGGCGTCGCTCGAAGGCTACGATCCGACCCCTGCGGCCCGCATGATCCAGGAGTTCGTGTGTGAAAACCTCTCCAACTGGTACGTGCGTCTGAACCGCAAACGTTTCTGGGGCGGCGGGATGACCGAGGACAAGCTGGCGGCCTACCAGACGCTCTACACCTGCCTGGAAACCGTCGCATCGCTCAGCGCACCCTTCGCGCCCTTCATCTCGGAGCGCATCTTCCGCGACCTGAACGCCGTGAGCGGCCGCCACGAAGGTTCGGTGCATCTGGCGCAGTTCCCCGCGGCCGATCCGTCGCTTGCGGACAAGGAGCTGGAAGAGACGATGTCGCTCGCGCAGCGCGTCTCGTCGATGGTGCTGGCCCTGCGCCGCAAGGTGAACATCAAGGTACGCCAGCCGCTCGGGAAGATTCTCATTCCGGTGCTCGATCCGGCGATGGGACGCCATATCGAGGCCGTGCGGCCGCTCATCATGAACGAGGTCAACGTCAAGCGGATCGAACTGGTCGCCGAGACGGCCGGTCTGATTACCAAGCGCATCAAGCCCAACTTCAAGACCCTCGGTCCGAAGTACGGCAAATACATGAAGCAGATCGCGGCGCTCACGGCCGCCTTCACGCAGGAGCAGATCGCAGCCGTCGAGTCGGCGCCGGAGACGACGCTCGACCTGGGCGGCGAACGGATCACGGTGACAGCGGCCGATTTCGAGATCACGTCGGAGGATATGCCGGGCTGGCTGGTGACCTCCGAGGGCAAGCTCACCGTGGCGCTCGACATCACCGTCACGGACGACCTGCGGCGCGAAGGTGTGGCACGTGAGTTGATTAACCGCATCCAGAATATCCGCAAGGACTCCGGTTTCGAGGTGACCGACCGCATTCGGGTCGAGATCGAGGCGAAGGAGGCGGTCGTCGGGGCCGTCGCCGCCTATGCCGACTATATCGGCCAGCAGACTCTGGCGCGCGACGTCCGCACGGCGGCCCTTCCCGAAGGGGAGTTCGTCGTGGACTCGGAGATCGACGAGGAGCCGTTGAAAATTGCCGTGACGAAGCTCTGA
- a CDS encoding metallophosphoesterase yields the protein MFRRVFLARLLLAALFGALLVPAQAQEKFSEPALSDPDSWTVVLLPDLQGYAKKACNQPIMEIMTSWIAAHAEALNTKLVLCVGDLVEQNDRISNGYSGDQSSHKQWEATARAFSQLDGVVPYMTATGNHDYTYTRTGDRRTHIGEYFPVDKNPLNRRMLSQYGLDAQGNHAVENAAFELRSPEGIDYLFLNLEFAPRDTVIGWARRIVGLEEYRNHRVVLMTHSYLNAESERIAGDPVRVTSYEPVVKNGKITKFKQELPDANQGEAIWRKLVYPASNIELVLCGHVSGWGFRTDANSAGRPVHQMLFDSQSMGGGYEGNGGDGWIRILEFLPDGRTVRVMTYSPLFALSPTTRQHAWLTEEGNQFTFEFRQR from the coding sequence ATGTTCAGAAGAGTTTTCCTCGCCCGGCTGCTGCTCGCAGCACTGTTCGGAGCACTCCTCGTGCCGGCACAGGCACAGGAGAAATTCAGCGAACCCGCCCTCTCCGATCCCGATTCGTGGACCGTCGTCCTGCTTCCCGACCTGCAAGGCTACGCCAAAAAGGCATGCAACCAGCCGATCATGGAGATCATGACCAGCTGGATCGCCGCACACGCCGAAGCGCTCAACACCAAACTGGTGCTCTGCGTGGGCGATCTGGTCGAGCAGAACGACCGCATCAGCAACGGCTACTCGGGCGACCAGTCGTCGCACAAGCAGTGGGAGGCTACGGCCCGCGCCTTCTCGCAGTTGGACGGAGTGGTTCCCTACATGACGGCCACCGGCAACCACGACTACACCTACACGCGCACGGGCGACCGCCGCACCCATATCGGCGAGTATTTCCCCGTCGACAAGAACCCCCTCAACCGGCGGATGCTCAGCCAGTACGGTCTGGACGCACAGGGCAATCACGCCGTCGAGAACGCCGCCTTCGAGCTGCGGAGCCCCGAAGGGATCGACTACCTCTTCCTCAACCTCGAATTCGCACCCCGCGACACGGTGATCGGCTGGGCGCGCCGCATCGTGGGGCTGGAAGAGTACCGCAATCACCGCGTAGTGCTGATGACGCACTCCTACCTCAACGCCGAGAGCGAACGCATCGCGGGCGATCCGGTGCGCGTCACCAGTTACGAGCCGGTAGTCAAAAACGGCAAGATCACCAAATTCAAACAGGAGTTGCCCGACGCCAATCAGGGCGAAGCGATCTGGCGGAAACTCGTCTACCCCGCCTCGAACATCGAACTGGTGCTCTGCGGCCACGTATCGGGCTGGGGATTCCGCACGGATGCCAACAGCGCAGGCCGTCCCGTCCACCAGATGCTCTTCGACTCGCAGTCGATGGGCGGCGGGTACGAGGGCAACGGCGGCGACGGCTGGATCCGCATTCTGGAATTTCTCCCCGACGGCCGCACGGTGCGCGTGATGACCTATTCGCCCCTGTTCGCCCTCTCGCCCACGACGCGGCAGCACGCCTGGCTCACGGAGGAGGGCAACCAGTTCACCTTCGAGTTCCGACAGCGGTAA
- a CDS encoding ABC transporter ATP-binding protein: protein MFKIYLRLLTFVRPIGKYAVPYFIYSILHALFNTVNYIMLIPIIQAMFDPEFRFEPLYVRPEFAFDEASLSAWLRYAYTSVFGEYNPMYVLILLATVTVLMNLLSNTFRYLGAWTVENMRTRTLQRMRNELFDNVINLNVGFFSEQRKGDIMSRITQDVMVVQFCITNTLQVAFREPFLIIGYLVAMFSISWELSVFSILFLPLVALIIGSIVKKLRHPAMQSQQRMGDMVSVLDESLSGVKLIKGYNATNYIRQKFYDINAEFSRLLLSMARRQQLASPMSEFLGISAVGVILVFGGMLVINRSLNAGEFVAFIAMFSQITRPVRSFIDQFANINQGVAAGERILMLLDTKTEVPDAPDARTLDGLHEGIEFRNVRFSYDGNREVIDGVSFTIRKGETVALVGPSGGGKSTLSELIPRFYDIQGGDILIDGTSIRNYTQESLRAHMSVVAQDTILFNDTIEGNISLGKLDATHDEIVAAAKVANAHDFIMETDKGYQTNIGDRGMKLSGGQRQRLSIARAVLKNPEILILDEATSALDTESEKLVQDALNSLLKGRTSIVIAHRLSTVHNADKIIVIDHGRIAEQGTHEELMARGGIYSKLIEMQSVA from the coding sequence ATGTTCAAGATATATCTCCGCCTGCTCACGTTCGTGCGCCCCATCGGCAAATACGCCGTCCCCTATTTCATCTACTCGATCCTCCACGCGCTGTTCAATACGGTCAACTACATCATGCTCATCCCGATCATCCAGGCGATGTTCGACCCCGAGTTCCGTTTCGAGCCGCTCTACGTCCGTCCCGAATTCGCTTTCGACGAGGCGTCGCTCAGCGCATGGCTGCGCTACGCCTACACCTCGGTCTTCGGCGAGTACAACCCCATGTACGTGCTCATCCTGCTGGCCACGGTCACGGTGCTGATGAACCTGCTGTCGAACACCTTCCGCTACCTGGGGGCATGGACGGTCGAGAACATGCGCACGCGCACGCTGCAAAGGATGCGCAACGAACTGTTCGACAACGTCATCAACCTCAACGTCGGATTTTTCAGCGAGCAGCGCAAGGGCGACATCATGTCGCGCATCACGCAGGACGTGATGGTCGTGCAGTTCTGCATCACCAACACGCTGCAAGTAGCTTTCCGCGAACCGTTCCTCATCATCGGCTATCTGGTGGCGATGTTCTCCATCTCGTGGGAACTGTCGGTCTTCTCGATCCTCTTCCTGCCGCTCGTGGCACTCATCATCGGCAGCATCGTCAAGAAACTGCGCCACCCCGCCATGCAGAGCCAGCAGCGCATGGGCGACATGGTGAGCGTCCTGGACGAGTCGCTGTCGGGCGTGAAGCTCATCAAGGGCTACAACGCCACGAACTACATCCGCCAGAAATTCTACGACATCAACGCCGAGTTCTCGCGGCTGCTCCTCTCGATGGCGCGCCGCCAGCAACTGGCATCGCCCATGAGCGAGTTTCTGGGGATCTCGGCCGTCGGCGTGATCCTCGTCTTCGGCGGTATGCTCGTCATCAACCGCTCGCTCAACGCCGGCGAGTTCGTGGCCTTCATCGCCATGTTCTCGCAGATCACGCGCCCCGTGCGTTCGTTCATCGACCAGTTCGCCAACATCAACCAGGGCGTCGCCGCCGGCGAGCGCATCCTCATGCTGCTCGACACCAAAACCGAGGTGCCCGACGCCCCCGACGCCCGCACGCTCGACGGCCTGCACGAAGGGATCGAATTCCGCAACGTGCGCTTCTCCTACGACGGCAACCGCGAGGTGATCGACGGCGTGAGCTTCACGATCCGCAAGGGCGAAACCGTGGCGCTGGTAGGACCTTCGGGCGGCGGCAAGTCGACGCTCAGCGAACTGATTCCCCGCTTCTACGACATCCAGGGCGGCGACATCCTGATCGACGGCACGTCGATCCGCAACTACACGCAGGAGAGCCTGCGCGCCCACATGAGCGTCGTAGCACAGGATACGATCCTCTTCAACGATACGATCGAGGGCAACATCTCGCTGGGAAAACTCGACGCCACGCACGACGAGATCGTCGCCGCGGCCAAGGTAGCCAACGCCCACGACTTCATCATGGAGACCGACAAGGGCTACCAGACCAACATCGGCGACCGCGGCATGAAACTGTCGGGCGGCCAGCGGCAGCGGTTGTCGATCGCCCGCGCAGTGCTGAAAAATCCCGAGATCCTGATCCTCGACGAGGCGACCTCGGCACTCGACACCGAGAGCGAAAAGCTGGTGCAGGATGCGCTCAACTCGCTGTTGAAGGGGCGCACGTCGATCGTCATCGCCCACCGGCTCTCCACGGTGCACAACGCCGACAAGATCATCGTCATCGACCACGGACGCATCGCCGAGCAGGGTACGCACGAGGAGTTGATGGCGCGCGGCGGCATCTACTCCAAGCTCATCGAGATGCAGAGCGTGGCGTAA
- a CDS encoding PSP1 domain-containing protein, with amino-acid sequence MSCNCKNRPEIGRGAAFCNCGEECRATVCEGCFKLHETQWLADYPDHVPTDIFEVRFKNTRRSFYQNVNNLPLETGDIVAVEASPGHDIGIVSLTGDMVAKQMKRTGFNPYNGEFKKIYRKAKPYDIERWQEAIALEHETMIRSRQIAADMGLNMKIGDVEYQGDKIKAIFYYIADERVDFRELIKVFAEQFHIRIEMKQIGARQEAGRIGGLGACGRELCCASWISSFSSVTTNTARMQELSLNPQKLAGQCSKLKCCLAYEYDTYADARRDFPRVKEPLHALDGEYYLVKSDILARTMQFSSSKDALVNVTTLSVERVKEIQALNRAGKKVDRLLAEQDVPAAAEEPTYRSEEDSITRFDGKRRNNKRRRGDRKGPTRDRAAEGAAGAEVAAGSEAGASDRGQRGARPVRNPQKGGGSVSGGGENGASQGGERPRGERRSGRRGNGGRNGENRGGEGRNGDGRGERSRQGGRSNRGGSQGNANRPASGPSGENGGGKGDKE; translated from the coding sequence ATGTCCTGCAATTGTAAAAACAGACCGGAGATCGGCCGCGGCGCCGCCTTCTGCAACTGCGGAGAGGAGTGCCGCGCGACCGTCTGCGAAGGGTGCTTCAAGCTCCATGAGACGCAGTGGCTCGCCGATTATCCCGATCATGTTCCGACCGATATATTCGAGGTGCGCTTCAAGAACACGCGCCGTTCCTTCTATCAGAACGTCAACAACCTTCCGCTCGAAACGGGCGACATCGTCGCCGTGGAGGCCTCGCCGGGGCACGACATCGGCATCGTCTCGCTTACGGGCGACATGGTGGCCAAGCAGATGAAGCGCACGGGGTTCAATCCCTACAACGGGGAGTTCAAGAAGATCTACCGCAAGGCCAAGCCCTACGACATCGAACGCTGGCAGGAGGCCATTGCGCTCGAACACGAGACGATGATCCGTTCGCGGCAGATCGCCGCCGACATGGGGCTGAACATGAAGATCGGCGACGTGGAGTATCAGGGCGACAAGATCAAGGCGATCTTCTACTACATCGCCGACGAGCGCGTCGATTTCCGCGAACTGATCAAGGTCTTCGCCGAGCAGTTCCACATCCGCATCGAGATGAAGCAGATCGGTGCACGGCAGGAGGCGGGCCGCATCGGCGGTCTGGGAGCCTGCGGCCGCGAGCTGTGCTGCGCGTCGTGGATTTCGAGCTTTTCGAGCGTCACGACCAACACCGCGCGGATGCAGGAGTTGTCGCTCAATCCGCAGAAACTGGCCGGGCAATGCTCGAAGCTCAAATGCTGTCTGGCCTACGAATACGATACCTATGCCGATGCGCGGCGCGATTTCCCGCGCGTGAAGGAGCCTTTGCATGCGCTCGACGGCGAATATTACCTCGTCAAAAGTGATATTCTGGCGCGCACGATGCAGTTCAGCAGCAGCAAGGATGCGCTGGTGAACGTCACCACGCTTTCGGTCGAGCGCGTGAAGGAGATCCAGGCGCTCAACCGTGCCGGCAAGAAGGTCGACCGGTTGCTCGCCGAGCAGGACGTTCCGGCCGCCGCGGAGGAACCGACCTATCGTTCGGAGGAGGACAGCATCACCCGTTTCGACGGCAAGCGCCGCAACAACAAGCGCCGTCGCGGCGACCGGAAGGGCCCGACGCGCGACAGGGCGGCCGAAGGCGCTGCGGGAGCGGAGGTCGCAGCCGGATCGGAAGCCGGCGCTTCGGATCGGGGACAACGGGGTGCGCGTCCCGTCCGCAATCCGCAAAAAGGCGGCGGTTCGGTCAGCGGCGGCGGTGAAAACGGTGCGTCGCAGGGCGGCGAACGGCCGCGTGGGGAGCGTCGCTCCGGACGTCGCGGAAACGGCGGCCGCAACGGTGAAAACCGCGGCGGTGAAGGTCGCAACGGCGACGGTCGCGGCGAGCGCAGCCGGCAGGGCGGCCGCTCCAATCGCGGCGGCAGTCAGGGAAATGCCAACCGTCCGGCGTCGGGCCCTTCGGGGGAGAACGGCGGCGGCAAGGGCGATAAGGAGTAA
- the trmB gene encoding tRNA (guanosine(46)-N7)-methyltransferase TrmB, with translation MGKDKLKKFAENKTFRCLVQPEFDEIFGKDHPLKGRWHADFFRNDRPIVLELGCGKGEYTVALAADDPARNYIGVDIKGARMWRGAKTATEQGMDNVGFLRTRIEFITSFFAPGEVSELWITFPDPQLKTRRAKKRLTAPPFLACYAQLLAPGGWINLKTDSQHLYRYTGEVIRRCGLRCAVSNPDIYGTGYADKVLSIKTAYEQMFLDRGLPITYTRFTLDDTVRFDWFDWEEDDKLKCEKDCEEARRK, from the coding sequence ATGGGAAAAGATAAGTTGAAGAAATTCGCCGAGAACAAGACGTTCCGCTGCCTCGTTCAGCCCGAATTCGACGAGATTTTCGGCAAGGATCATCCGCTCAAAGGGCGCTGGCACGCCGATTTCTTCCGCAACGACCGCCCGATCGTGCTCGAACTGGGGTGCGGCAAGGGCGAGTATACCGTCGCGCTGGCGGCCGACGATCCCGCGCGCAACTACATCGGGGTGGACATCAAGGGCGCACGCATGTGGCGCGGCGCGAAGACCGCTACCGAGCAGGGGATGGACAACGTGGGATTCCTGCGCACGCGCATCGAGTTCATCACGTCGTTTTTCGCGCCGGGCGAGGTGTCCGAACTGTGGATCACTTTCCCCGATCCGCAGCTCAAAACGCGGCGTGCCAAGAAACGTCTCACCGCACCGCCCTTTCTGGCCTGTTATGCGCAGCTGCTCGCACCGGGCGGCTGGATCAACCTCAAAACCGACTCGCAGCACCTCTACCGCTATACGGGCGAGGTGATCCGCCGCTGCGGACTGCGCTGCGCGGTCTCGAATCCCGACATCTACGGTACGGGATACGCCGACAAGGTGCTTTCGATCAAGACGGCCTACGAACAGATGTTTCTCGATCGCGGCCTGCCGATCACCTATACCCGCTTTACGCTGGACGACACCGTGCGCTTCGACTGGTTCGACTGGGAGGAGGACGACAAGCTCAAATGCGAAAAGGACTGCGAGGAGGCGCGCAGGAAGTGA
- a CDS encoding YiiX/YebB-like N1pC/P60 family cysteine hydrolase, whose amino-acid sequence MRNKLIFGAAVLLLAACGGEYAPRTGDLLFQLTAAEGMTDAIVAATERGGAVTFSHVGIVEATAGGAFVVEAVDTSVRRTPLGEFLARSARRGGRPIAAVGRVRGADSTVVQRALRRAHERLGLPYDDEFLPANGKLYCSELAWECFVAADDSTHLLRSRPMTFRTADGELPAYWSEHFAALGMPVPEGVAGTNPNDMAHDPAVEIVWRYYDE is encoded by the coding sequence TTGAGAAACAAACTGATATTCGGAGCGGCCGTATTGCTGCTGGCTGCCTGCGGCGGGGAGTATGCGCCCCGCACGGGCGACCTGCTGTTCCAGCTCACGGCGGCGGAGGGGATGACCGATGCCATCGTGGCGGCGACGGAGCGCGGCGGGGCCGTGACCTTCTCCCATGTGGGAATCGTCGAAGCGACGGCCGGCGGCGCGTTCGTCGTCGAGGCGGTCGATACGAGTGTGCGGCGCACGCCGCTCGGGGAGTTTCTGGCCCGTTCGGCGCGGCGCGGCGGGCGGCCGATAGCAGCCGTCGGACGGGTGCGCGGTGCGGACAGCACGGTGGTGCAGCGTGCGTTGCGACGTGCGCACGAGCGGCTGGGACTTCCCTACGACGACGAGTTTCTGCCCGCCAACGGCAAACTCTATTGCAGCGAGCTGGCGTGGGAGTGCTTCGTGGCGGCCGACGACTCGACGCATCTGCTCCGGAGCCGGCCCATGACCTTCCGCACGGCCGACGGCGAGCTGCCGGCCTATTGGTCGGAGCACTTCGCCGCGCTGGGGATGCCCGTTCCCGAAGGCGTGGCGGGAACCAATCCCAACGACATGGCGCACGATCCGGCCGTCGAGATCGTATGGCGTTACTACGACGAATAG
- a CDS encoding TraR/DksA family transcriptional regulator — MAEEKTRYSDAELAEFKELILKKLETARADYELLRATITHTGDNDTEDTSPTFKVLEEGATTLSKEESGRLAAHQMKFIRNLEMALVRIENKTYGICKTTGKLIPKERLMKVPHATECIEAKEGRR, encoded by the coding sequence ATGGCAGAGGAGAAAACCCGATATAGCGATGCGGAATTGGCCGAGTTCAAGGAGCTGATTCTGAAAAAGCTTGAAACGGCGCGCGCCGACTACGAATTGCTGCGCGCGACGATCACCCACACGGGCGACAACGATACGGAGGATACCTCTCCGACGTTCAAGGTGCTCGAAGAGGGTGCCACGACGCTCTCCAAGGAGGAGAGCGGACGGTTGGCCGCCCACCAGATGAAATTCATCCGCAACCTCGAAATGGCGCTCGTGCGTATCGAGAACAAGACCTACGGCATCTGCAAGACCACGGGCAAGCTCATTCCCAAGGAGCGCCTGATGAAGGTGCCCCACGCCACCGAGTGCATCGAGGCCAAGGAGGGACGGCGCTGA